The Candidatus Methylacidiphilales bacterium genome segment CCATTCTCATCAATAAGCGATCCATTGTAAGTCCAGAGGCCGCGGGACATGGGGTGATTGGTTTTGAGGTCCAAAATCCAGTCCTCAACCGGGACTTCCCTGCGCTTGCCCTCCTGCGTCCAGGCAACAGACAGCAGGACGGGCGCGCCCTTTAATTTCGGGGCTGATTGCAGGTACTGGGAATCGATGGCCGAAGGAGGCGCCGTTTCATTTGGATTGTCCTTCGTGTCCTGTTTGAGGCCTATCAGCAAGAGGGCCATGTGAATATCATGAGGCTGCACCTTGGTCGCGAGCAGGCTTTCATGCGTCTTTCCCTTCTCGCCGACGAGGACATATTCAATCAAACCATCGCGCTGATTTAATGTGCCCGGAAATAAAATCCGGTGTTTCTTTTTTTGCAGGAGGATGCCTTTAAATTCGAGTTCGTCCGGGCCGACTTCCCGCACGAGTTGGGTGGGCGGCGGAGTTTTTTGAGGTACGGCCTGCGGGCTGGTGGTTTGTGCCAATAGAATCAGCCTGCTTATCTCACACGGATCATAAAAATTTTCCCTCTGGCCTTTACACACATTGGCGGAAAAAAAAGCTCCGAGAATAAGCAGGCTGTTGCAAAACCGCTTCAAAATAAGGAATTTCCGTTTCAAAAAAGATTCCCATTTTAGACGGCTTTGCTGATAACCCGGATGCGTACGCGGTTTATTTCGGCCCTGTTTTTTGGCATGACACCATACAGAAGTTTTCAGAAGCATGTGAGGCGTCCGGGTTAGTGAAATGATGGGATTTTGAATCATACAACTATTCCCGGATGGCGACGGGGTCGATCAACAGAAGCCTGGTATCCGGCGGAAAAGAACTCAGCACCAGGCTGATCGTCCGGCTCCCGGTTATGCTGACCTCGACAAATTGGGGCTGGTCGCCCGCCTTGATGGAGGAAGTCCGGTTGATATCTCTGCCATCCGCCAGCACCCGGATGCTCGCCTGCGCATTCGGCGGCGCATTGGAGGAAAAAGCCACCCGCATTGCCAACGCGCGGAATTTACCGGGCAGTGGAAAGTTAAGGATTGTTCCGGGTGCAGCAGCCATGATTTGCTCCTGATTATCCCCCTCCCAACACTGCACAGGCTGGGATGGATCCGGTATGGGATTCGCGGCCGTCGCAGGATTGGCCGCAGACGCCGCTTTTGCAGGAATCGCAGGTTTCGGGGCGGCGGGTTGCGTCGGCACTGTCCAGGGCAGATCGATGAGGTTTTGCACTTTTGCCGGTCCGGCTCGAAATTGTGCGATCTCATCCGCGGCAATATTCACATCGATGCCGGAGACTTCCTTGATGGTGATGATCTTGTCCTTGCCCTCCTCAAGGCCTTTGGCGCGGATAATGGACCCGTCTTTGAGCCGGATTTCATAATCGGATGACGTCAACTGCAGGGGATGAAGCACGAAAGCCCGTATGATACTATCCCCAGTGTTGTATTCGATGGGACCCAGAACTAGTGAATTCACCCGAACTCCGCCTCCGTCCAAACTCACGAGGTCCGATACCATGAAGTCCTCGTTTTTCATGATAAGTCCGGGTTGCGACATCACCGCCGCAATCTGGCGCCGTGTTACAGGAACCCAAATGGCCGCGCAAACTTGATCTGCGGTCATGGAGACAGGCTTGTCCTTGCGATTAAACTCCCCCTTGCTGGCGTCAAGGCCGTTGAAACGGCCTGCCAAAAACGTGCCGCTCCGCAACAAAACCCCGGGGAGCACGACTTCGGGCTGGGCAGGCGGCGGTGTGAAAAGAATCTGATCCACCACGGCCTTGCCGGTGACTTTTTTCGATTTGCCGGGACCGGTAACAACCAAGCCGGCCAGGGTGTTGAGAAATATTTTCTTGTTGTCCTGCAGGGTTTGAATTTTCTCAATAAAATCCCAAGTCTTGCCGTCATTGGATGTCTCGATCAACAGTGGATATCCCGCGATGGGATATCCTCCAAAGCGGGTCAATCGAATCCAGCCGGGGACCGACATCACGAACCGCCCGTCGTAGGAGCCCAAGCCTGAACCGGGTTTGCCGCGGATGTCGCGAAATCCATGATCCCCTTCGGCGCTAAATGAGCAGGCAGGCGAGTCGGGATCGAAACTTCCCCGCAGCATCAGTCCGATACAATTTACCTCATCGGAGCGCTCCTTGATATGCGCCGTCCATTGTCCGCCGTCTTCCGCCCAGGGTTGTCCGATAAAGTAGCAATTATCACTGGCACCCGCTATATCGGCGCCGTTTCCATTGATCGTCAACGTCCCGTCAGCATAGGTGAAGGAACCCGGCGCCTCGGCATGCCCGATGTCCTGTCCCTGCCAGTTCGAGGGCAGCCTGGCCGGATTCTCCCGGGATGAAAAATAGTCCAGATGAAAATCCGCATCATCGAAATTGGCCTGCAAAACCTCGTCGAATTTTGTCCGCTGGGAGGAAGAACCGCCCTCCGCCTGGATTAAATCCCCCTTGACGGAAATTTTTCCGCTCGTCTCGAAACTGTCGGTCAAGGAAATCAGGCTCCCCCCTCTTAACAAAACAGTGGAGAATCCGATACAAATTCCACAAAGGATGGTGTGTCGTATCATGGATTATTCCCGGATGGCGACGGGGTCGATGAACATCAGTTTTGCATCCGGGGAAAAAGAACTCAACACCAGGCTGACCGTCCGGCTCCCCGGAATGCTGACTTCAACAAATTGAGGCTGATCACCAGGCCTGAAAGCAGAAGTGCGGTTGATCTCCTTCCCGTCCGCCAATATCCGAATGCTTGCCTGCGCATTCAGCACAGCATCGGGCAACAAAGCCACCCGCATGGCCACCGCGCGGAATTTTCCAGGCAAGGCAAAGTTGAGCGTCAACCCGGACGCAACCGCCATGATTTGCTCTTGATTATTGCCTTCCCAACACTCCACAGGATGAGATTGATCCGACACAGCAGGCGCCGACTTCGAGACTGCAGCTTGCGCAGACATCGAAGCGGTCCAGGGCAAATCGATAAGATTTTGCACTTTTGCCGGACCCGCGCGGAATTGCGCGATCTCATCTTCCGTGATGCTCACATCAATGCCGGAGACCTCTTTGAGGATGATGGTTTTGCCTTTGCCTTCTTCAACGCCGTTGGCGCGGATGATGGATCCGTCTTTAAGACGGATTTCATAATTGGAGGGTTGTAACTTCAAGGGATGCAGCACGCAGGCCCGCATCAAATTGCTGTTGTATGTGACCGCACCCAGAATCTGCGAATTTATCCGGGCGCCGCCTCCGTCCAAACTCACCAGATCCGACACAAAGGAATCCCCATTCTTCATGATAAGACAGGGTTGCGACGCCACCGCCGCAATCTGGCTCCGCAGCACAGGCGCCCATGTTGCGGCGCAAACTTGATCTGTGGTCATGGGAACCCGCTTGCCGTTGCGGTTAAACTCCCCCTTGCTAATGTCGAGGCCGTTGAAGCGGCCCGCCAAAAACGTGCCGCTCCGCAACAAAACCCCGGGAAGCACGACTTCCGGCTGTGCGGGTGGGGGCGTAAAAAGGATCTGATCCAACACGGCTTTGCCGGCAGACTTGTCAGTGAAGCTGTTGAAAAAAATGCCTGCCTGCGTGCCTGAAAAATCTTTTATGTAGTCTTGCTGGATCAAGTCCCAGATTTGGCCGTCACTGGAAATCTCGATATCCATCATTTTTCCGTTGAAACGGGTCAACCGGATCCAGATTGGGACCTGGCCCGGCAGGGCGCGCCGTTCCGGACCCTTGCCCGCAGTGCTCCGGTAATATTTCATTGAGGCATCCGCTTTGGCGGCAAAACCAAACATCAGTACCTGCCCGGGATCAAAACTTTCCCGCAATAGGATTCCGGCCTCGGCTGCGGGCGTTTGTTTGTCGATCTCCGCCACATGCACGGCCCATTGCCCGTCGCCCGCCCATGTCCGCGCGAGAAAATGAAATCTATCGCCCTGATCACGCTTCGCCTTTCCACCGCTCCCGCTGATCGTCAGAATTCCATCCGCATAGGAAAAGGAACCCGGAATATTGAGGGCACCGACATCCTGTCCCCGCCAGTCGGACGGCAACCGGGCCGGGCTCGCCTTAGATGAAAAATAGTCCACATGAAAATCCGCATCGCTGAAATTACCCGTCAAAACTTCGTCCAATTTTATCCGCTCGGTGGATGAACTGTTTTCCGCCTGGATTAAATTCCCCTTGATGGAAAGTTTTCCGTTCGTCTCGAAACTGTCGGTAAAAGAAGTCAGGCTTCCGGCCCTGAGCATGACGGCGGAGAATCCGATAAAAATTCCACAGACAATGGAGGCTGTTTTCATGAGTGATGTGCAAAAACGGTACAATAAAATACAATGGATTAAAGCCTGGCGCAAATAACCCCCGGGTTCCGGGAAATTATTCGGGCAGGCCCTTAACGTTGGTATAGGGGAAGATACCCATAAGGCAACGATAGTATCGTGGTGAATACCGCAGTGCACCAGTTGGACCCCACGTCCTTGGCATTGCTGTCCAAGCTGATGTCCCAATGGCTTTGGTCACCCGCGGTGACGGCATGCTTGACCAGATACTGCCGGCCGAATGTTTCGTAGTAGGTTTTCCACGTCTCGCCGCCGATGAGGTAATTCGCGACGCCGGCGTAATAACTTCCGTAGGTCAGCCATTCCTGACCCCATCCGGGCTGGTTGGATTTCATGATGATGGTCATGACATATTTGGAACCTTGGGCAATGACGGGATCATCATACAAGCCGGTGAGCTGGAGGCCGTAAATGGCCGCCGCTGTGCGCGCAAAATTCGGGCCCCCTTTACCGGCCTGATAGGCAAAGCCCTCGTCTTTGACCTGGCAACTTTTAATATACGCAACCGCCCTGTCGATTGTGGCCTGCGGCACGGCAATCCCGGCGCGTTTGGCCGCGCACAAGGCCACGGTTTGGGGCACTGTAACTGAAATATCGGCATCTTTCGAGCCGGGTTGGTAACGCCAGCCACCCTCCGCATTCTGGCCGTGGACAATCAGGTGCACCACATGATCAAGCTTTGTGCGGATTGCGGGATCTTGCGTTTCCCCGTAAAGCTCCGCCAACACCATGGTTGCCAAACCGTGGCTGTACATGTAATGGGACCGGTCAACTTCGCGAAACGTGCCATCGCTCTGGGCCGCATCGAGCAAAAATTGCATTCCACTTTTCACTTGCTTGGCATAGGTGCCGGCGTTCGGCAGGTTCCCGTTGGCCATGAAAGCCATCATGACATAGGAAGTCATGGCGACCGGCCACTGATTTTTCGGGTTCTCCTTTCCGCCGCTCCAGGATCCATCGGGCAATTGCTGCGCGGCGAGATATTTCAACGCGCCACTAATGACCGCTTCCGTGACGGGATCGACCTTTACCGCATCACCGGAAGCCGCGCCCTGTGCGGCAAGCGGCGCACAGTCACCGGATAGGATTAGAATCAAACCTGCGGTCAATAAAAATGCCGCAGGGTGTTGAGGGGTTGGCGGTGTCACGAAACGCAGGCGCCTCATTGCAAGGATGCCGTGGACTGGTCGGCCAGATTTTTCATGTACTGGTCGATCAAAGGCGCATATTCCTGGGGGCGCTTTTCCGTCTGGGATTGTTCAATCGCAACGCGGTCCCGGGATGTCACGGTCAGGAACTTGCCACTGCCAACAGGCGCGCCATGCATTTCACCTTTATCCAAACTTCCACCGGTTACCATTTTGGCGCCATCCAGGCTGGGATGATCCTGTCCCGGAGGGACACGGGTCTTGCCCGGCATCATGCCCGGTGTTTGTGACGGGGGAGAATTTGATGCCATTGCAGAATTGGGCATACCGGCCATCGCCATCGCCAGCGAGGCCTGGGCCTGCGCAAGTGCCTGTTGAGCGGCTTGCGCCTGGGCAGCAGCTCCTGCGGCATCGCCTTTGGCAGCATCTTGCTGGCCCTTTGCAATATCCGACTGGGCGGCCTGCACATCGGCGGCGGCATCAGCAGGCAACCCCGGCGTGTTGGCCGCAGTTTTTGCATCCTGCCCCGCTTCGGCCAAATCCTTGCCGGCTTGATCCGCATTGGGCGGCTGTGAGCCTGGAGCATCTCCGGGGTCGGCAGCGGCAAGAGCATCGGCCACATCACTCTGGGCATTCTGGAGCGCATCTGCGGCAGCGGCCAAAGCGGCGGGATCCGCCTCCGCCTGTTTGGCGTCAGCGATATCCTGGCCAATTTCCTGGCTGGCCTGGGCAAGCGCATCCTGGGCCGCTTTCTGGTCCGCCTGCACATCGGCTGCCTGGGACGGGTCGGACATCGCATCCTGGGCCTGATCCATTGCTTTGGCGGCATTTGCCAGATCCTGGGACGCCGGCAGGGAAAGCGACTGCGCAGCCTGTTCCAAGGCGGCGACCTGATCTTCAAGTTTCTTTTGATTGTCCTTGGCTTGATCCATGGCTTTGGAACCAGCTTGGGCATTCAGCGCCTTGTCAGTCTGATTGCTGATCTGCTTCTGATCCTGCTGCGCCTTATCGATTTGTTTTTTAACATCCTCAAGCTTGGCCAGCGTGTCCTTTCCCGATTCGTCGGCCGCCTTCTGCGCGTCAGCCAACTGTTGTTCTAGTTGCTTCTGCGCCTCTTCAAGTTTGGCGATGGCCTGTTGCTGGGCCTTGGCCGAGTTGGGGAACTCCGCCAGTTTGGCGAGATAGCCCCGGCTGCTTTGCATCGGATTGATCGATTCCTTGACGAGACCGGAGGCCTTTACACTCAAAGTTTGCAGGTCCTGCTGCACCGTGTTTGCCGCATCCGCCAAAGCGCCTTGTTTGACATTCAGGCCCTCAACCATGTTCTTGTTGCTGGCGGCGGTATTGGTGCGGTCAAGCAGGTTGTTCTGATCTTCAATCAACTTTGCGAGGTCGGCCGTGGCCGCTGCAAGCGCATCCACAATGTTGGCAGGCGCGTTAAGGTCCTGGACA includes the following:
- a CDS encoding terpene cyclase/mutase family protein, whose translation is MRRLRFVTPPTPQHPAAFLLTAGLILILSGDCAPLAAQGAASGDAVKVDPVTEAVISGALKYLAAQQLPDGSWSGGKENPKNQWPVAMTSYVMMAFMANGNLPNAGTYAKQVKSGMQFLLDAAQSDGTFREVDRSHYMYSHGLATMVLAELYGETQDPAIRTKLDHVVHLIVHGQNAEGGWRYQPGSKDADISVTVPQTVALCAAKRAGIAVPQATIDRAVAYIKSCQVKDEGFAYQAGKGGPNFARTAAAIYGLQLTGLYDDPVIAQGSKYVMTIIMKSNQPGWGQEWLTYGSYYAGVANYLIGGETWKTYYETFGRQYLVKHAVTAGDQSHWDISLDSNAKDVGSNWCTAVFTTILSLPYGYLPLYQR
- a CDS encoding YdjY domain-containing protein, whose translation is MKRKFLILKRFCNSLLILGAFFSANVCKGQRENFYDPCEISRLILLAQTTSPQAVPQKTPPPTQLVREVGPDELEFKGILLQKKKHRILFPGTLNQRDGLIEYVLVGEKGKTHESLLATKVQPHDIHMALLLIGLKQDTKDNPNETAPPSAIDSQYLQSAPKLKGAPVLLSVAWTQEGKRREVPVEDWILDLKTNHPMSRGLWTYNGSLIDENGVFLADQELSIVAVVTDPIALVNNPRQGYNDDQIWQVLKDAAPPLNTPVVISITLPTSKP
- a CDS encoding NPCBM/NEW2 domain-containing protein encodes the protein MIRHTILCGICIGFSTVLLRGGSLISLTDSFETSGKISVKGDLIQAEGGSSSQRTKFDEVLQANFDDADFHLDYFSSRENPARLPSNWQGQDIGHAEAPGSFTYADGTLTINGNGADIAGASDNCYFIGQPWAEDGGQWTAHIKERSDEVNCIGLMLRGSFDPDSPACSFSAEGDHGFRDIRGKPGSGLGSYDGRFVMSVPGWIRLTRFGGYPIAGYPLLIETSNDGKTWDFIEKIQTLQDNKKIFLNTLAGLVVTGPGKSKKVTGKAVVDQILFTPPPAQPEVVLPGVLLRSGTFLAGRFNGLDASKGEFNRKDKPVSMTADQVCAAIWVPVTRRQIAAVMSQPGLIMKNEDFMVSDLVSLDGGGVRVNSLVLGPIEYNTGDSIIRAFVLHPLQLTSSDYEIRLKDGSIIRAKGLEEGKDKIITIKEVSGIDVNIAADEIAQFRAGPAKVQNLIDLPWTVPTQPAAPKPAIPAKAASAANPATAANPIPDPSQPVQCWEGDNQEQIMAAAPGTILNFPLPGKFRALAMRVAFSSNAPPNAQASIRVLADGRDINRTSSIKAGDQPQFVEVSITGSRTISLVLSSFPPDTRLLLIDPVAIRE